The Candidatus Obscuribacter sp. genome has a segment encoding these proteins:
- a CDS encoding tetratricopeptide repeat protein produces the protein MTVSDGRKPGFGKKESGQAGPTKTNVASHKNFVIKNASQGMARGVDTGSNEVGLYDPDKEHEFRPPPWETLTHKDFTGKNLPSLPSLHEFNRSNFVKAAMVGLAIGVMMVTADALTARISPEALDYDGSRLLYEGGDKSPIDYWQNKVNEELRWSWAGSPRHLAALEGLAIANFRDKRMDTAHDLFKEERRLILSNPLHDQMRLAQADENIAASLGRFENYFEARSYQKEASSIKEQNSYLSWCFAGFLLAFIAQGLFMARALLESKWRISGWYINVALSMVASGLFAFGLFCNGQSMLYAMLCSIFGIFMMLPSLLLSTMSIAVRYISPLYHIRPSEKPK, from the coding sequence ATGACGGTGAGCGACGGCAGAAAACCAGGATTTGGTAAAAAAGAGTCGGGGCAAGCGGGTCCGACTAAGACAAACGTCGCCAGTCACAAAAATTTTGTCATCAAAAACGCCAGTCAGGGTATGGCTCGCGGTGTGGACACCGGCTCAAATGAAGTCGGTCTCTATGATCCAGACAAAGAACATGAGTTTAGACCGCCGCCATGGGAAACCCTTACCCACAAAGACTTTACTGGCAAAAATCTGCCCTCATTGCCGAGCTTGCATGAGTTTAACCGATCCAACTTTGTCAAAGCGGCGATGGTGGGTCTGGCAATTGGAGTGATGATGGTGACAGCAGACGCGCTGACTGCGCGCATATCGCCAGAGGCCCTTGATTATGATGGCTCGCGTTTGCTGTATGAGGGTGGCGATAAATCGCCAATTGATTACTGGCAAAACAAAGTAAACGAAGAGCTGAGGTGGTCCTGGGCGGGCTCGCCGAGACATCTGGCAGCGCTCGAGGGGCTGGCTATAGCCAACTTTAGAGATAAGCGCATGGACACTGCTCATGATCTCTTTAAAGAAGAGCGGCGCTTGATCCTCTCTAACCCTCTGCACGACCAGATGAGACTGGCTCAGGCAGACGAAAACATCGCAGCTTCACTGGGCCGCTTTGAGAATTACTTTGAGGCGAGGAGCTATCAAAAGGAAGCCTCGTCTATCAAAGAGCAAAACTCATATTTATCTTGGTGTTTTGCTGGGTTTTTGCTGGCTTTTATAGCGCAGGGTCTATTTATGGCGCGGGCTCTGCTGGAGTCTAAATGGCGTATCTCGGGCTGGTATATCAATGTGGCGCTATCGATGGTGGCGTCAGGTTTGTTTGCCTTTGGTCTATTTTGTAATGGGCAATCGATGCTATACGCTATGCTCTGCTCGATATTTGGCATCTTTATGATGCTGCCATCGTTACTTCTTTCTACTATGTCGATTGCGGTGCGGTATATTTCGCCGCTCTATCACATCCGTCCATCCGAAAAACCAAAATAA
- a CDS encoding tetratricopeptide repeat protein — translation MAKTPSTDQSSETIVEPSGIESQYDCVYARAKESGTFGDFERAASEYRAATDVARSFGLEDERLFDSLSRLAYCHYRLGDMQQAEVAYREALELMERFHKSKHPDRFASILWAMAVLLSDSKRFNEAEEYFKRSMAVSESWSGPKDRFVADCLWGLSKCLTGAGKINEAEEAIKNAIAIYQGLDENVDDFLATNYINLGSLQMQRGKINDAIESLTHALTLRERIAGKYDATVMSVQGKLAMAYMQIKNYSEAFRLLKKSLKITENIFGIMSPEAARKQVVMGDCLACQNKNELAVKVLERAKKIIESDPENFDPTLMSACLFELTTGYQRLKDDRNTKLSLEELVHLFDKNSPPLNRGGLYADSLIRLAAIYDKQCLFKKARPLYEEALQIRERIYGNEHKLVAEVLMRLGTCQGKMSLGNLANENIKKAESMLADLKKRA, via the coding sequence ATGGCCAAAACTCCTTCTACAGATCAGTCTAGCGAGACTATCGTCGAGCCCTCTGGTATAGAGAGCCAGTACGACTGTGTCTACGCCAGGGCAAAAGAGAGCGGCACCTTTGGCGACTTTGAGAGAGCCGCTAGTGAGTACCGAGCTGCCACCGATGTGGCACGGTCATTTGGCCTTGAGGACGAGCGGCTTTTTGACAGCCTCTCCAGATTAGCTTATTGCCATTATCGCCTCGGTGACATGCAGCAGGCAGAGGTTGCCTACAGAGAGGCCCTTGAGCTTATGGAGCGCTTCCACAAAAGTAAGCATCCAGACCGCTTTGCCTCGATACTCTGGGCTATGGCTGTGCTCTTATCAGACAGCAAACGCTTTAACGAAGCCGAAGAATACTTCAAACGCTCCATGGCTGTATCCGAGAGTTGGTCCGGTCCAAAAGACCGTTTTGTGGCAGACTGTCTTTGGGGTCTGAGCAAATGTTTGACAGGAGCTGGCAAAATCAACGAAGCAGAAGAAGCAATTAAAAACGCCATAGCCATCTACCAGGGCCTGGATGAAAACGTCGACGACTTCCTCGCCACCAATTACATCAATCTGGGCTCACTGCAAATGCAACGTGGCAAAATAAATGATGCCATCGAGTCACTGACACACGCTCTTACACTGAGAGAGCGCATCGCCGGCAAGTACGATGCCACAGTGATGAGTGTGCAGGGCAAGCTAGCGATGGCTTACATGCAAATCAAAAATTACAGTGAGGCATTTAGACTGCTCAAAAAGAGTCTCAAAATCACCGAAAACATCTTTGGCATCATGAGTCCAGAAGCTGCTCGCAAACAAGTGGTCATGGGCGATTGTCTTGCTTGCCAAAATAAAAACGAGCTGGCTGTAAAAGTGCTTGAGCGCGCAAAAAAAATCATCGAGAGCGACCCCGAAAACTTTGATCCCACTCTCATGTCAGCTTGTCTCTTTGAGCTAACCACCGGCTATCAGCGCCTCAAAGATGATCGCAATACAAAGCTGAGCCTCGAAGAACTCGTCCATCTCTTTGACAAAAACTCACCGCCCCTCAATCGCGGCGGACTTTATGCTGACTCACTCATAAGGCTAGCAGCCATTTATGACAAACAATGCTTATTCAAAAAAGCGCGTCCGCTCTACGAAGAAGCGCTACAGATAAGAGAGCGCATTTATGGTAACGAGCACAAACTCGTAGCCGAAGTCTTGATGCGCCTGGGCACATGCCAGGGCAAGATGTCGCTGGGCAATTTGGCCAACGAAAACATCAAAAAAGCAGAATCAATGCTAGCCGATTTGAAAAAACGTGCGTGA
- a CDS encoding trypsin-like peptidase domain-containing protein, producing the protein MAKDSPDSKNDDCSQKPVINEKGFLEPVDTCHGSLLGSVLEKYQDKTVKVMVNREFGREAGSGFFIGDGTQVMTDAHVVNNSKNIEIQTPDGQKRAGHIVKLDDVNDLAVVQVEGLKPDPSRAVDVMNTSVLTQGSWVFGLGTPHLDNTKQFLSPGRAMALTTVRDIMARTGALEQRSAAGDPPTLGEWIMKGANSGNPRDRQDVQDYLSASRIDLVMGAFPGQSGQVNVGEDLKFAGVANATYKRADGTIGTTIVPDDTVQHFLRSPSKFDFNYERQSLAQASPLTTYSRYMLDAAVPASATGAATLAAESRMGSIARFVPGAFGIYKASGILDNYKSYSDINNDAERKSYYGQKVAEDAGYGAGGLLLTAGMVASSRIKPVMMGLGALAYAGSYVSSVVREHTPTYSQLKGVQRKDGDPRPPFLWNLSLLLVC; encoded by the coding sequence TTGGCTAAAGACAGCCCTGACAGTAAAAATGACGATTGCTCACAGAAGCCTGTGATCAACGAAAAAGGCTTTTTGGAGCCTGTTGATACTTGCCATGGCAGTTTGCTTGGCTCAGTGCTCGAAAAGTATCAAGACAAGACTGTAAAAGTGATGGTCAATCGCGAATTTGGGCGGGAGGCTGGTAGCGGCTTTTTTATCGGTGATGGCACACAGGTCATGACTGACGCACACGTGGTTAATAACTCCAAAAACATAGAAATCCAAACGCCTGATGGTCAAAAGAGAGCGGGTCATATAGTTAAACTCGATGACGTAAATGACCTGGCTGTGGTGCAAGTAGAGGGACTAAAGCCAGATCCGAGCCGCGCTGTGGATGTTATGAACACTTCGGTTTTGACTCAGGGCTCCTGGGTCTTTGGTCTGGGTACGCCGCATCTGGATAATACTAAGCAGTTTTTGTCTCCTGGTCGAGCCATGGCGCTCACCACTGTCCGTGACATTATGGCTCGTACAGGGGCTCTGGAGCAGCGCAGTGCCGCTGGTGATCCACCTACTCTGGGCGAATGGATCATGAAAGGTGCTAATTCAGGCAATCCTCGCGATAGACAGGATGTCCAGGACTATCTCAGTGCCAGTCGTATAGATTTGGTTATGGGTGCTTTTCCTGGTCAATCAGGTCAAGTAAATGTCGGTGAGGACCTCAAATTTGCTGGTGTTGCCAATGCTACCTATAAGCGAGCTGATGGCACCATTGGTACTACCATTGTGCCGGATGATACAGTGCAGCACTTCTTGCGCAGCCCATCCAAGTTTGACTTTAATTACGAGCGTCAGAGTTTGGCTCAGGCTAGCCCACTCACCACCTATAGCAGATACATGCTCGATGCCGCTGTGCCGGCGAGTGCTACTGGCGCTGCTACTCTAGCAGCCGAATCCCGCATGGGCAGTATAGCTCGCTTTGTGCCTGGTGCCTTTGGTATCTACAAAGCATCAGGTATTTTGGATAACTACAAAAGTTATAGCGACATCAATAATGACGCTGAGCGTAAATCATACTATGGTCAAAAAGTGGCTGAAGATGCCGGTTATGGAGCGGGTGGCTTGCTTTTGACAGCAGGAATGGTGGCTAGCTCACGGATCAAGCCTGTGATGATGGGACTGGGCGCTTTAGCGTATGCAGGCTCATATGTCTCCAGTGTTGTTAGAGAGCACACTCCCACATACTCGCAACTCAAAGGTGTACAGCGCAAAGACGGCGATCCCCGTCCACCATTTTTGTGGAATTTGTCGCTGTTGTTAGTGTGTTAA